The proteins below are encoded in one region of Rana temporaria chromosome 2, aRanTem1.1, whole genome shotgun sequence:
- the LOC120928172 gene encoding olfactory receptor 6N1-like — protein sequence MHLIPECSWVNEDYLKSIASSNATFTQVTEFVIFGFQSLQNYHILLSCVLLCIYLLTLSGNGNIFFLVIFDQHLHTPMYFFVCNLSFLDMSYTSVTIPKMLAKFLMNLDTISYNACFTQMYIFLSLGATECLLLAVMAYDRYIAICSPLHYQTIMTRRLYLTLSAVAWSGGFASPLTTALLALKLPYCGPNIINHYYCDHPPLLQLACANTSFNVAVGSSMAAIVILISFILVALSYVKIIIAILKISSHAGRKKTFSTCASHFAVVSLFFLPVIFMYVRPKASYSSDVDSLVSFLYTVLTPMMNPFIYSLRNKDIKEAFQRKISCKYAFSNTA from the exons atgcacctcatcCCCGAGTGTTCATGG GTTAATGAAGATTACTTGAAATCAATAGCTTCTTCCAATGCAACTTTTACCCAAGTGACGGAATTTGTCATTTTCGGATTCCAGAGCCTCCAGAATTACCACATTTTGCTTTCTTGTGTATTACTTTGTATTTACCTCCTCACCCTCTCTGGCAATGGCAACATCTTCTTCTTGGTCATCTTTGACCAGCATCTCCATACCCCAATGTACTTCTTTGTTTGCAACTTGTCCTTTTTAGATATGAGTTACACCTCGGTAACCATCCCGAAGATGTTGGCCAAGTTCCTGATGAACCTGGATACCATTTCCTACAATGCCTGCTTCACACAGATGTATATTTTCCTGTCTTTAGGAGCAACAGAGTGTCTACTCCTGGCTGTAATGGCCTATGATCGCTACATAGCTATATGCTCACCCTTACACTACCAAACCATCATGACAAGACGATTGTATTTAACACTCTCAGCTGTAGCTTGGTCTGGGGGCTTTGCATCTCCACTCACAACCGCACTTCTTGCCTTAAAGTTACCTTATTGTGGTCCCAATATCATCAACCATTACTATTGTGATCATCCTCCACTGCTCCAGTTGGCCTGTGCCAACACATCCTTCAATGTAGCTGTAGGGTCTTCCAtggctgccattgtcattttgatAAGCTTTATTTTAGTTGCCTTATCATATGTTAAAATTATTATAGCAATCCTCAAAATCAGTTCCCATGCTGGTCGTAAGAAGACATTTTCCACCTGCGCCTCTCACTTTGCAGTGGTGAGTTTATTTTTCCTGCCCGTTATCTTCATGTACGTTCGTCCAAAAGCCTCCTACTCATCAGATGTGGACTCTTTGGTGTCCTTTTTATATACAGTGTTAACTCCCATGATGAATCCCTTTATATACAGCCTGAGAAACAAGGATATCAAAGAGGCTTTCCAGAGGAAAATAAGCTGCAAGTATGCGTTTTCCAACACTGCATAG